The following proteins are co-located in the Candidatus Binatia bacterium genome:
- a CDS encoding TIGR04053 family radical SAM/SPASM domain-containing protein has translation MMPLEAERLSRSERPQGRFVYARAPLLVYWELTRACDLACRHCRAAAIAGRDPRELDTAEAEALLERIRSFGERGGHLVLTGGDPLKRPDLYSLIDYGARLGLTVSVAPSSTRLLTREVFQRFKDTGVESISLSLDGSTPERHDCIRGISGCFARTLDLARDALGAGLRLQVNTLVTAETLPDLAAVYDLLKSLPLMRWKLFTLIGVGRGRTLNEPTPDECESLHHWLCDIAKDSPFPVATTEAPHFRRVALTRLRARGVPLSAIEKMPVGRGFGVRDGNGILFISHTGSVYPSGFLPLSAGNVRNADVVDLYRNSNLFRSLRLTRLFKGKCGRCEFREICGGSRARAYARHGDPLQADPLCAYEPGVN, from the coding sequence ATGATGCCGCTTGAGGCCGAACGACTATCCCGCAGCGAACGCCCGCAAGGCCGATTCGTTTACGCGCGCGCGCCGCTGCTCGTTTACTGGGAGCTCACCCGAGCTTGCGATCTCGCCTGCCGCCATTGCCGGGCGGCAGCGATCGCCGGCCGCGACCCGCGCGAGCTCGATACCGCCGAGGCCGAGGCTTTGCTGGAGAGAATTCGCTCCTTCGGCGAGCGCGGCGGCCACCTCGTTCTCACCGGCGGCGATCCGCTCAAGCGCCCCGATCTGTATTCGCTGATCGATTACGGGGCCAGGCTCGGGTTGACCGTCTCGGTCGCGCCCAGCAGCACGCGTCTGCTCACGCGAGAAGTTTTTCAGCGCTTCAAGGATACCGGCGTGGAAAGCATCAGCCTGAGCCTCGACGGCTCGACGCCCGAGCGGCACGACTGCATCCGCGGCATCTCCGGCTGCTTCGCGCGCACTCTCGACCTCGCTCGGGACGCGCTCGGCGCCGGTCTCCGCCTGCAGGTCAACACGCTCGTCACCGCCGAGACGTTGCCGGACCTTGCCGCCGTCTATGACCTGCTCAAATCGCTGCCGCTCATGCGCTGGAAGCTTTTTACCCTGATCGGCGTCGGCCGTGGGCGGACGCTGAACGAACCGACACCCGACGAGTGCGAGTCGCTGCATCACTGGCTCTGCGACATCGCCAAAGATTCCCCGTTTCCGGTCGCGACGACCGAGGCGCCGCATTTTCGCCGCGTCGCGCTGACGCGGCTGCGCGCGCGGGGCGTCCCGCTCTCCGCGATCGAGAAGATGCCGGTCGGACGCGGCTTCGGCGTCCGCGACGGCAACGGCATCCTGTTCATCTCGCACACCGGCTCGGTCTATCCCTCCGGCTTTCTGCCTTTGTCGGCGGGCAACGTGCGCAACGCCGACGTCGTCGATCTCTATCGCAACTCAAATCTGTTCCGGTCGCTCCGTCTGACGCGGCTTTTCAAAGGCAAGTGCGGGCGTTGCGAGTTCAGAGAAATCTGCGGCGGCTCGCGGGCGCGCGCCTACGCCCGCCACGGCGACCCGCTCCAGGCCGATCCGCTATGCGCCTATGAGCCTGGCGTAAATTAA
- a CDS encoding 2-oxoacid:acceptor oxidoreductase family protein has product MKTNLKVLKLVTEPADAAPEVYPFPGIPSTADGSEAVVWVETHIGQGACAYPITPSTMMGGAYQAAVANGQKNLWGTPLAFLELESEHSAASSCEGFALAGGRVATFTSGQGLILMKEVLYVISGKRLPVVFHIGARALTSQALNIHAGHDDVMGVADCGWGMLFGRNPQEAADLALIARRAAEESATPFFNVQDGFLTTHTIESICLPELELMKQFVGDPDAEHRLRNLIDPDHPIMSGVVQNQDSYMKGKIAQRVFYDRLPGIVERTMGRFAELTGRRYGLIDAHRLDDAEYAVVGMGSMVETAAATADYLRAHDGAKAGALHVTSFRPFPGPEIVEALKHLKAIAVIERLDNPAAQSNPLAAEIKAAFADALTGAPGYPKINRAPVIYSGSAGLGSRDIGPADLAAVVEHMRRQHERRFFVLGIKHELALAAESELRELDARPHGAFSMRGHSIGGYGSVTTNRIIAAVVGSLSGLKVQAYPLYGSEKKGLPTTYFLTVADQTIRIHSELKHADFVPLNNVEAFHIGNPVDGLASGGTIFLQHASRDPAEVWAAIPKNAQRTIREKGIRVLALDAVKIAQEVASKPDLAQRMQGIVLLGVFLRVAPFLSELTDVEIYRAVEQAMRKFFAKQGEQVIQDNLKAIKRGRQEVFELPRALIEAAAEEDATPAAEMGVS; this is encoded by the coding sequence ATGAAGACAAACCTCAAGGTTCTAAAGCTGGTGACGGAGCCGGCGGATGCCGCGCCCGAAGTTTATCCATTTCCAGGAATTCCGAGCACTGCCGACGGATCGGAGGCTGTCGTTTGGGTCGAAACCCATATCGGCCAGGGCGCTTGCGCCTACCCGATCACGCCGTCGACGATGATGGGCGGCGCCTATCAAGCGGCGGTCGCCAACGGACAAAAAAATCTTTGGGGCACGCCGCTGGCGTTTCTCGAGCTCGAATCGGAGCACAGCGCCGCCAGCAGTTGCGAAGGCTTCGCGCTCGCCGGCGGACGCGTCGCCACTTTCACCTCCGGCCAGGGACTCATCCTGATGAAGGAAGTCCTCTACGTCATCTCCGGCAAGCGTCTCCCCGTCGTTTTTCACATCGGCGCGCGCGCGCTCACTTCCCAGGCGCTCAACATTCATGCCGGCCACGACGACGTCATGGGCGTCGCCGACTGCGGCTGGGGGATGCTTTTCGGACGCAATCCGCAGGAAGCGGCCGACCTGGCCTTGATCGCGCGCCGCGCCGCCGAAGAATCGGCAACGCCGTTCTTCAACGTGCAGGACGGATTTTTAACCACGCACACGATCGAGAGCATTTGTCTCCCCGAGCTTGAATTGATGAAGCAGTTCGTCGGCGATCCCGACGCGGAACATCGCCTGCGCAATTTGATCGACCCCGATCATCCGATCATGAGCGGCGTCGTGCAGAATCAGGACAGCTACATGAAGGGCAAGATCGCCCAGCGTGTTTTCTACGACCGTCTGCCGGGCATCGTCGAGCGGACGATGGGCCGCTTCGCGGAGTTGACCGGCCGGCGCTACGGCTTGATCGACGCGCACCGCCTAGACGACGCGGAATACGCCGTCGTCGGCATGGGAAGCATGGTGGAGACGGCTGCGGCCACGGCCGATTATTTGCGCGCTCATGACGGCGCGAAAGCCGGCGCGCTGCACGTGACTTCGTTTCGGCCGTTTCCCGGGCCCGAGATCGTGGAGGCGCTGAAGCATCTCAAGGCGATCGCCGTCATCGAGCGACTCGACAATCCCGCGGCGCAATCGAATCCGCTCGCCGCCGAGATCAAGGCGGCGTTCGCCGACGCGCTCACGGGCGCGCCCGGCTATCCGAAGATCAACCGCGCGCCGGTGATTTACTCCGGCTCGGCGGGACTCGGCAGCCGCGACATCGGCCCCGCCGACCTCGCGGCCGTCGTGGAGCACATGCGGCGCCAGCACGAGCGCCGCTTCTTCGTCCTCGGCATCAAGCACGAGCTCGCGCTCGCGGCCGAGAGCGAGCTGCGCGAGCTGGATGCCCGGCCGCACGGCGCTTTCTCGATGCGCGGCCATTCGATCGGCGGCTACGGTTCGGTGACCACCAACCGGATCATCGCCGCGGTGGTCGGGAGTCTCTCCGGTCTCAAGGTCCAGGCCTATCCGCTCTACGGCTCGGAGAAAAAAGGACTGCCGACGACCTACTTTTTGACCGTCGCCGATCAGACGATTCGGATTCACTCGGAGCTGAAGCATGCCGACTTCGTGCCGCTTAACAATGTCGAGGCGTTTCACATCGGCAATCCGGTCGACGGGCTCGCGAGCGGCGGAACCATTTTCTTGCAGCACGCGAGCCGGGACCCGGCGGAGGTGTGGGCGGCCATTCCTAAAAACGCGCAACGGACGATCCGCGAAAAAGGCATTCGCGTGCTGGCGCTCGACGCCGTGAAGATCGCCCAGGAGGTCGCCAGCAAGCCGGATCTGGCGCAGCGCATGCAAGGCATCGTCTTGCTGGGAGTCTTTCTCCGCGTGGCGCCGTTTCTATCAGAATTAACCGACGTAGAGATTTACCGCGCGGTCGAGCAGGCGATGCGGAAGTTTTTCGCCAAGCAGGGGGAGCAGGTGATTCAAGACAATCTTAAAGCGATCAAGCGCGGCAGGCAGGAGGTCTTCGAGCTGCCGCGGGCTTTGATCGAGGCGGCTGCCGAAGAAGACGCGACGCCGGCCGCGGAGATGGGTGTCTCATGA
- a CDS encoding thiamine pyrophosphate-dependent enzyme, with product MSNVTARAWPRGHAADTTEPDDKPDLDAYAEDFTRRIVRAYQEGKGSAALPADAGVARSLVPPGTGALRDFSAIAPEIPEFDSDRCVGCMACVTECPDTAILAKAIPESRVERALSEIEDASERFWAGSHWAVTRKYHELPAKQGHERAAFGVFIDPTKCKGCGECVAVCDALDFHALKMVKKAAGTLPRYQKAFNFFRRIGPTPREYLNERALADFMLDEAAALLYVGGAGSCMGCGEGTAIRMMLAATGFVHGREKIAIVASTGCNSVCGATYPFNPYLVPWTNSLFENAPAVAMGVRARWDQIGWPDKKLWVIGGDGAMYDIGFQSLSRLLASGMDVKVLVLDTQVYSNTGGQASTASFLGQEAKMAAFGKSLHGKREHRKEFAEICMMHPEVYVAQTTPSHINHFYKAIMEANEYPGPAVVNVYTTCQPEHGVADHLSASHAKLAVESRAFPLFIHDPRRGDKIRERLSLVGNPAQKEDWWTPSNGDKPFTFIDFARTEGRFAKQFDAAGKPSEMVLRAEADRLANWRRLQELAGLR from the coding sequence ATGAGCAACGTTACAGCGCGGGCGTGGCCGCGCGGCCATGCGGCCGATACAACCGAGCCGGACGACAAACCGGATCTCGACGCTTACGCTGAGGATTTCACCCGGCGCATCGTCCGCGCTTATCAAGAGGGAAAAGGCTCGGCGGCGCTGCCCGCCGACGCGGGCGTCGCACGCAGCCTGGTTCCTCCCGGCACCGGCGCGCTCCGCGACTTCAGCGCGATCGCGCCGGAGATTCCGGAGTTCGACTCCGACCGTTGCGTGGGCTGCATGGCCTGCGTGACGGAATGTCCGGACACCGCCATTCTCGCCAAGGCGATCCCGGAGAGCCGCGTCGAGCGGGCGCTCTCCGAGATCGAAGACGCAAGCGAGCGGTTTTGGGCCGGATCGCACTGGGCGGTGACGCGCAAGTATCACGAGCTGCCGGCGAAGCAGGGGCACGAGCGCGCGGCGTTCGGCGTCTTCATCGATCCGACCAAATGCAAAGGCTGCGGCGAGTGCGTCGCGGTGTGCGACGCGCTCGACTTTCACGCGCTCAAGATGGTCAAGAAAGCCGCCGGGACCTTGCCGCGTTATCAGAAGGCCTTTAACTTTTTCCGCCGCATCGGCCCGACGCCGAGAGAATACTTGAACGAGCGCGCGCTCGCCGATTTCATGCTCGACGAAGCCGCGGCGCTGCTCTACGTCGGCGGCGCGGGCTCGTGCATGGGCTGCGGCGAGGGCACCGCGATCCGCATGATGCTGGCGGCGACCGGATTTGTCCACGGCCGGGAAAAGATCGCGATCGTGGCCTCCACCGGCTGCAATTCGGTTTGCGGCGCGACCTATCCGTTCAATCCCTATCTCGTGCCGTGGACGAACTCGCTGTTCGAGAACGCGCCCGCGGTCGCCATGGGAGTCCGCGCGCGCTGGGACCAGATCGGATGGCCTGACAAAAAACTCTGGGTCATCGGCGGCGACGGCGCGATGTACGACATCGGCTTCCAGAGTCTCAGCCGTCTGTTGGCCAGCGGCATGGACGTGAAAGTGCTCGTGCTCGACACGCAGGTTTATTCCAACACCGGAGGCCAGGCTTCCACGGCTTCGTTCCTGGGCCAGGAGGCGAAGATGGCGGCGTTTGGAAAATCGCTTCACGGCAAGCGCGAGCATCGCAAAGAGTTCGCCGAGATTTGCATGATGCATCCTGAAGTTTACGTGGCGCAGACGACGCCGTCGCACATCAACCATTTTTACAAGGCTATTATGGAGGCCAACGAATATCCCGGCCCGGCCGTGGTCAACGTCTACACGACCTGCCAGCCGGAGCACGGCGTCGCCGACCATCTCTCCGCGAGCCATGCCAAGCTGGCGGTGGAGTCGCGCGCGTTTCCGCTCTTCATCCACGATCCGCGGAGGGGCGATAAAATCCGCGAGCGCCTGAGCCTGGTCGGCAACCCGGCGCAGAAAGAAGACTGGTGGACGCCGTCCAACGGCGACAAGCCGTTTACCTTCATCGACTTCGCCCGCACCGAAGGGCGCTTCGCCAAGCAATTCGACGCGGCGGGAAAGCCGTCTGAGATGGTCTTGCGCGCCGAGGCCGACCGGCTCGCCAACTGGCGCCGGTTGCAAGAGCTGGCGGGACTCCGGTGA
- a CDS encoding VIT1/CCC1 transporter family protein, with protein sequence MSAGVFSNRFSLARFAYRRRDVEAAEAAHTHDRLETALYETGRHGEHLADAVLGATDGIVTTFAVVAGAAGASLSSGVVLIMGFANLFADGLSMAVGNYLGARSRQDFWREERAREIWEIEQIPDAEREEVRRHYRRKGFEGETLERIVGTITSDKQRWLDEMMREELGIREEKTAPLASGAITFAAFAVAGFLPLLSYAAAFFQPRFLPSAFSVSIALTAVALFGVGAARCFITRRRWWRSGIEILSLGGVAAACAFSVGYFLRALLE encoded by the coding sequence ATGAGCGCCGGTGTTTTTTCAAATCGTTTTTCTCTGGCGCGCTTTGCCTATCGCCGCCGCGACGTCGAGGCCGCCGAAGCCGCCCATACCCACGATCGTCTCGAAACGGCCCTTTACGAAACCGGACGGCACGGCGAGCATTTGGCCGACGCCGTCCTTGGGGCGACCGACGGCATCGTAACGACTTTCGCCGTCGTCGCGGGCGCCGCGGGCGCCTCTCTCTCTTCGGGCGTCGTCCTCATCATGGGCTTTGCCAACCTCTTCGCCGATGGCTTATCGATGGCGGTCGGCAACTATCTCGGCGCGCGCTCACGGCAGGATTTCTGGCGCGAGGAGCGCGCGCGGGAGATTTGGGAGATCGAGCAGATTCCCGACGCCGAACGGGAAGAGGTTCGCCGCCACTATCGACGCAAGGGCTTCGAAGGGGAGACGCTCGAGCGGATCGTCGGCACGATCACCTCGGACAAACAGCGCTGGCTCGACGAGATGATGCGCGAGGAGCTTGGCATTCGAGAAGAAAAGACGGCGCCGCTGGCGAGCGGCGCGATTACGTTCGCCGCTTTTGCCGTTGCCGGTTTTCTGCCGCTGTTGTCCTACGCCGCCGCGTTCTTCCAGCCGCGCTTCCTGCCGTCCGCGTTCTCGGTCTCGATCGCGCTCACGGCCGTCGCTTTGTTCGGCGTCGGCGCGGCGCGCTGCTTCATCACCCGCCGCCGATGGTGGCGGAGCGGGATCGAGATTCTCAGCCTGGGCGGCGTCGCCGCCGCGTGCGCTTTCAGCGTGGGTTATTTTCTGCGCGCGCTCTTAGAGTGA